One segment of Prinia subflava isolate CZ2003 ecotype Zambia chromosome 11, Cam_Psub_1.2, whole genome shotgun sequence DNA contains the following:
- the ST6GAL1 gene encoding beta-galactoside alpha-2,6-sialyltransferase 1, producing the protein MVHINVFKKLMCVLVVILVALTVCLWRETRRSYYDPLKTRNEDLQGHRSSEKWNPVKSQGLFHEAAGELGQIPKMWLSTQNKVKDSTSGTAEKSKKATFGKVWDKDSSSRNLIPRLQKVRKNYLAMNKYNVTYNGKRNAKLSPEKLLCQLRDRVNVTMIQRSDGPFGTSEWQQYLPGESLSEAVGHLGRCAVVSSAGSLKSSRLGQEIDSHDAVLRFNGAPVRGFQDDVGQKTTIRLVNSQLVTVEEQQFLREPLYNTGILIVWDPAPYHAEISEWYRKPDYNFFESYKAYRRTHPEQPFYILNPKMQWQLWDILQENSLEHIQPNPPSSGMLGIVLMMTLCDQVDVYEFLPSKRQTDICHYYQKFHDHACTMGAYHPLLFEKNLVKHMNQGTDEDIYTHGKVTLPGFRKVHC; encoded by the exons ATGGTTCACATCAATGTGTTCAAAAAGTTAATGTGTGTTCTTGTGGTGATACTGGTAGCACTGACAGTTTGCCTTTGGAGAGAAACACGAAGAAGCTACTATGATCCTTTGAAGACCAGGAATGAGGACTTGCAGGGGCACAGGAGTTCGGAGAAATGGAACCCGGTTAAATCACAAGGCCTTTTCCATGAAGCAGCTGGTGAACTGGGGCAGATACCCAAAATGTGGCTTAGTACCCAAAACAAAGTAAAGGACAGCACCTCTGGAACAGCTGAAAAGTCCAAGAAAGCAACCTTTGGGAAGGTATGGGATAAGGACAGCTCATCCAGAAATCTCATacccaggctgcagaaggtcAGGAAAAACTACCTGGCCATGAACAAGTACAATGTGACTTACAACGGGAAGAGGAATGCTAAGCTCAGCCCAGAGAAGTTGCTCTGCCAGCTGCGGGACAGGGTCAATGTGACCATGATACAGAGGTCGGATGGTCCTTTTGGTACCTCTGAATGGCAGCAATACCTGCCAGGGGAAAGCCTCAGTGAAGCAGTGGGACACCTGGGTCGCTGTGCTGTCGTGTCCTCAGCAGGATCTCTGAAATCATCTCGCTTGGGACAGGAGATAG ACAGCCATGATGCCGTCTTGCGATTCAATGGGGCTCCTGTCAGGGGCTTTCAAGATGATGTGGGGCAGAAGACAACAATTCGTCTTGTGAATTCCCAG CTTGTAACTGTTGAAGAGCAGCAGTTCCTGAGGGAACCACTATATAACACTGGAATCTTAATTGTCTGGGATCCAGCACCATATCACGCAGAAATTAGTGAG tggTACAGGAAACCAGATTACAACTTTTTTGAAAGCTATAAGGCGTATCGTAGAACACATCCAGAGCAGCCCTTCTATATCCTGAATCCCAAAATGCAGTGGCAACTCTGGGATATTCTGCAGGAGAATTCCCTGGAGCATATTCAGCCTAATCCACCATCATCAGGAATGCTAG GCATCGTGCTCATGATGACGCTGTGTGACCAAGTGGACGTGTACGAATTTCTCCCCTCCAAGCGGCAGACGGACATTTGCCACTATTACCAGAAGTTTCACGACCACGCCTGCACCATGGGAGCTTACCACCCCCTCCTGTTTGAGAAGAACTTGGTGAAGCACATGAACCAGGGCACGGATGAGGACATCTACACTCACGGGAAGGTCACCCTGCCTGGCTTCAGAAAAGTGCATTGCTAA